A region of Silurus meridionalis isolate SWU-2019-XX chromosome 17, ASM1480568v1, whole genome shotgun sequence DNA encodes the following proteins:
- the ercc6l2 gene encoding DNA excision repair protein ERCC-6-like 2 isoform X4, translated as MKGLKCKVRVGLTGTILQNNLEELWCVMDWANPGCLGSLGSFKNRFSEPIEQGQKHSATKRALAEGRKAVQVLAKILCRSFLRRTKALITDQLPKKDDRVVFCSMTDFQQAVYRAVLNTDDVRLLLQSSVKCPCNSGRSRQTCCYKLTSDGVPVRHIYFSYLAILRKIANHVALLQSKEGTSKKQEKYVAAICDQVFKKFPDFTERCKEAAFEAMSDPIYSGKMKVLQRLLNHFITRKDKVLLFSLSTKLLDVLENFCMAEGLEYRRLDGTTKSKDRIHIVKEFNSTSDINICLVSTMAGGLGLNFVGANVVILFDPTWNPANDLQAIDRAYRIGQCKDVKVFRFISLGTVEEIIYLRQIYKQQLQSSVIGNENAKRYFEAVQGADGQTGELFGIRNLFRLQTDGTCLTRRILEREGSVELGIMTTSTQAMDEKVQELQDPVCVSTDPSGQQGNIPSSTYGTSARFSNAKVLEFSSSSEDEDPCSSRSKATYGKTEEEFRPNTAANMNLSALLMKHMTNGIQRSSESSEDSQSDTEPKVLNLKESKVAKGKTDWFLSSDSEEEMGKAKKVCDHDCMEESEERELHHSSYTKAQPRGRDGTKEDQRPERAVLAIHKQRYNDEVESFDSSEDEAPVRRVKFKKSIRRPFGAQNSAKKSVQFTGLKWPTVHSRKPPITETNSTIDTLLGGFQEVSYTHSNQKVVGSSRAENHLSRAALRDVFELSTNSQLPANHLHDTSELSEPKDGYKEVEMPEGHDKTFLKHQVTHTIKPSIHTKSATISVGETPAAVRKQQLEEMARFFKAKSVQEFAEELVKCSSAQRLSRLCEFYSHSSPELADIIQKTFSKPVTELKPSISPPTAACSTSRKSPTSKKTLVNSVQRTHDETETGTSRKIRRTKAQNAKDVYHHSAGQTELKNNCLSLPDSKEQNPSSSKDSQTNANACNSNTTSSTTEFPLLSKDTRADKNSNTTLSDLIGDTSILDDFFKQKRSTTRPKPATAPIPSPTERAKSRCKDFWDILNEENEESINKLTDLTQVEKLCRTVNVSAKPKSESQLENSQLWKKNEKFLWKR; from the exons GTGGTGTTCTGTTCCATGACGGATTTCCAGCAGGCAGTATACCGTGCTGTGCTGAACACAGATGACGTGAGGTTGCTGTTGCAGAGCTCGGTGAAGTGTCCATGCAACAGCGGACGCTCAAGACAGACATGCTGCTACAAGCTCACTTCAGACGGGGTCCCTGTCAGACACATATACTTCAGTTATCTTGCGATACTGAGGAAGATTGCCAATCATGTCGCCCTGCTGCAGTCTAAAGAAGGAACCAGTAAAAAACAG GAGAAATATGTAGCTGCTATCTGTGACCAAGTCTTTAAGAAGTTTCCAGACTTCACTGAAAGATGCAAGGAGGCTGCATTTGAGGCCATGTCAGACCCCATCTACAGTGGAAAAATGAAG GTGCTGCAAAGGCTGCTTAATCACTTTATCACAAGGAAAGACAAAgttcttcttttttcactttCCACAAAG CTCCTGGATGTTTTGGAGAATTTTTGCATGGCTGAGGGTCTGGAGTACCGCAGGCTGGATGGAACCACCAAGTCTAAAGATCGCATTCACATTGTCAAAGAGTTCAACAGCACCAGTGATATTAACATATGCCTTGTGTCTACCAT GGCTGGTGGTCTTGGGCTCAACTTTGTTGGGGCTAATGTAGTCATCCTGTTTGATCCAACATGGAATCCAGCGAATGACCTTCAGGCTATAGACAG GGCATATCGCATTGGACAGTGTAAGGATGTCAAAGTTTTTAGGTTTATCTCACTGGGCACAGTAGAGGAGATCATCTATTTGCGGCAGATTTACAAACAG CAATTGCAGTCCTCAGTTATTGgaaatgaaaatgcaaaacGCTACTTTGAGGCAGTGCAAGGAGCAGACGGCCAAACAGGAGAGTTATTTGGGATCAGGAACCTTTTCCGCCTCCAGACTGATGGAACTTGTCTTACCCGCCGCATCCTGGAG AGGGAGGGCAGTGTTGAGTTGGGGATCATGACAACCAGCACACAGGCGATGGATGAGAAGGTACAAGAGCTG CAGGAtccagtgtgtgtgtcaacagATCCCTCTGGGCAACAGGGCAATATACCATCATCCACATATGGTACAAGTGCCAGGTTCTCTAATGCCAAAGTTCTGGAATTTAGCAGCTCTAGTGAGGATGAGGATCCCTGCAGCTCCAGATCAAAAGCCACATACGGAAAGACAGAAGAGGAGTTTAGACCAAATACTGCTGCAAATATGAATCTGTCTGCTCTGCTGATGAAACATATGACTAATGGGATACAGAGAAGCTCAGAGAGCAGTGAAGACAGCCAGTCTGATACAGAACCAAAGGTCTTGAACTTAAAGGAGTCCAAGGTAGCTAAGGGGAAAACAGACTGGTTCCTATCCAGTGATTCAGAGGAAGAAATGGGTAAGGCAAAAAAAGTCTGTGACCATGATTGCATGGAGGAGTCAGAAGAAAGAGAACTTCATCACAGCAGCTATACTAAAGCACAACCGAGAGGGAGAGATGGTACTAAGGAAGATCAGAGGCCAGAACGGGCAGTATTAGCAATACACAAACAAAGATATAATGACGAGGTTGAGAGTTTTGACTCATCAGAAGATGAAGCTCCAGTGAGAAGAGTGAAGTTTAAGAAAAGTATTCGACGCCCCTTTGGAGCACAGAATTCAGCTAAAAAATCAGTTCAATTCACAGGTTTAAAATGGCCAACTGTACATTCAAGAAAGCCACCAATCACAGAGACCAACAGCACCATAGACACATTATTAG gTGGGTTTCAGGAGGTGAGCTACACCCACTCCAATCAGAAAGTGGTCGGCTCGAGCAGGGCTGAGAACCACCTCAGCCGTGCTGCATTACGGGATGTATTTGAACTAAGCACGAACTCCCAGCTCCCAGCAAACCATCTGCATGACACATCTGAG TTATCTGAGCCCAAAGATGGTTATAAGGAAGTCGAAATGCCAGAAGGTCATGACAAGACTTTTCTGAAACATCAGGTCACCCACACCATAAAACCTTCCATCCATACCAAAAGTGCAACTATTAGTGTTGGTGAGACTCCTGCTGCGGTCCGCAA GCAGCAGCTGGAAGAAATGGCGAGGTTCTTCAAAGCGAAGTCTGTGCAAGAGTTTGCAGAAGAGCTTGTGAAGTGCAGCTCAGCACAGCGACTGAGCAGGCTATGCGAATTCTATAGCCACAGCAGCCCTGAGCTTGCTGACATTATTCAAAAGACCTTTTCAAAACCTGTGACTGAGCTGAAGCCAAGTATTTCACCTCCCACTGCTGCATGCAGTACGTCTAGAAAAAGTCCTACCTCGAAAAAAACCCTTGTAAACTCAGTTCAGAGAACGCATGatgaaacagaaacaggaaCCTCACGAAAAATTAGAAGAACTAAGGCACAAAATGCTAAAGATGTCTATCATCACTCTGCTGGTCAGACTGAGCTTAAAAACAACTGTTTGTCTTTGCCTGACTCAAAAGAACAAAATCCAAGCTCTTCAAAAGACTCCCAAACCAATGCAAATGCATGTAATTCCAACACAACTTCTTCCACTACAGAATTTCCACTTCTTTCTAAAGATACACGAGCAGACAAAAACTCAAACACAACCCTTAGTGACCTCATAGGCGACACCTCCATTCTAGATGATTTTTTCAAGCAAAAGAGAAGTACAACCCGACCAAAACCAGCAACAGCACCCATTCCCTCACCCACTGAGAGGGCGAAGAGCAGGTGTAAAGACTTCTGGGACATTTTGAACGAGGAGAACGAAGAAAGCATCAATAAGCTAACAGATCTGACCCAGGTGGAAAAGCTTTGCAGGACCGTTAATGTAAGCGCAAAGCCCAAAAGTGAAAGCCAACTTGAAAACTCTCAACTCTGGAAGAAGAATGAGAAATTCCTTTGGAAAAGATAG